From a single Lewinella sp. LCG006 genomic region:
- a CDS encoding T9SS type A sorting domain-containing protein codes for MTKDRRTFLKNTALATLGLGLGSSAKAEAAAGQPTSLITCDRTTLDYYGEGPFYTENPPMLEGNQLAESDEPGERMIISGRVLNLSCSEFIPNTVVDVWHADNDGAYDNNGYKLRGFTLTNEQGFYLFETIKPGKYLNGNSFRPSHIHYKITPPGFPQLITQLYFAGDDSIPGDAAASITSGTYDASNRIISLTENANGVLEGTFDIVINGEGIAVGTNDLHLSKGMVYQVSPNPFTSELTIHYGVFKRAKVGLVVFDLVGRQVAVLEDSEKLPEKYYATWQPDSALPSGHYFVALKINDLQVHYLKVVKV; via the coding sequence ATGACCAAAGACAGAAGAACCTTCCTCAAGAATACTGCTCTGGCAACCCTAGGTTTGGGTTTAGGAAGCTCGGCCAAGGCCGAAGCAGCCGCAGGGCAGCCTACTTCCTTAATTACCTGTGATCGGACGACACTTGACTATTATGGTGAAGGCCCTTTTTACACCGAGAATCCGCCCATGTTGGAGGGCAATCAGCTGGCCGAAAGTGATGAACCAGGCGAGCGGATGATCATCAGCGGGCGAGTGCTCAATCTGAGTTGCTCGGAGTTTATTCCCAATACGGTGGTGGATGTTTGGCATGCGGATAACGATGGCGCTTATGATAACAATGGTTATAAACTAAGAGGATTTACCCTTACCAACGAGCAGGGCTTTTACCTGTTTGAAACCATTAAGCCAGGTAAATACCTCAACGGGAACAGCTTTCGCCCTTCACATATTCACTACAAGATTACCCCTCCAGGCTTTCCTCAATTGATCACCCAACTTTACTTTGCGGGGGATGATAGTATCCCTGGCGACGCTGCGGCTTCGATCACCTCAGGTACTTATGATGCGAGTAATCGGATCATCTCCTTGACAGAAAATGCCAATGGGGTACTGGAAGGAACCTTTGATATTGTGATCAATGGCGAGGGCATAGCAGTGGGCACCAACGATTTGCACCTGAGCAAGGGGATGGTTTACCAAGTGTCGCCCAACCCCTTTACGTCGGAGTTGACGATTCATTACGGTGTCTTCAAAAGAGCCAAGGTAGGTCTGGTTGTCTTTGATTTGGTAGGCCGACAAGTAGCGGTACTGGAAGATAGTGAGAAGCTGCCGGAAAAGTATTATGCTACCTGGCAGCCAGATAGTGCCTTGCCTAGTGGGCATTATTTCGTTGCATTAAAAATCAATGATCTACAAGTTCATTACTTGAAAGTGGTGAAAGTATAA
- a CDS encoding APC family permease, with translation MSQLQRRLTLYGLTMIAVGSCIGAGIFATPGKIAADFPHAGWVVVIWVVGGLVTLTGALTFAELGGIFPKAGGIYVYLREAYGELTAFLYGWVTLLVVNTGSLAALALIFAKYLTFFVPLSEAAQIFIAAGTILGLTLLNIRGINTSQWIINIFTTTKLLALLLIVLIATLFRDQTTHQPIWSLQHNLPDDWGKLLLTALIGVLWSFGGWHHATYLAGETRHPQRNVPLAMLFGASIVTLMYVLANLAYLWLLPIEQLAGSERVAGDALEAVMDGGGKAVALLIGVSVFGTIAIYTMSAPRIYFAMARDGVFFKELGKVHPRFQTPANAMLAQAIWAVLLLLFWGQFHDLITYVTFIDIAFMALAAAGIFIFRKRLPDVSRPYRAWGYPVIPGIYLLITTLFLLNTLVERPVQAIAGLLVLGIGVVLFYRFKKP, from the coding sequence ATGAGTCAGTTGCAACGCCGCCTAACCCTCTACGGCCTTACGATGATTGCCGTCGGCAGTTGTATCGGGGCTGGTATTTTTGCCACACCTGGTAAGATTGCTGCTGATTTTCCGCACGCGGGTTGGGTGGTTGTCATCTGGGTTGTTGGAGGCCTGGTGACACTAACAGGGGCGCTGACTTTTGCTGAACTTGGAGGGATTTTCCCGAAAGCGGGAGGTATTTATGTTTATCTACGCGAAGCCTATGGAGAGCTTACCGCTTTTCTCTATGGTTGGGTGACTTTACTGGTGGTGAATACGGGGTCATTGGCGGCATTAGCACTAATCTTTGCCAAATACCTTACTTTTTTTGTGCCTTTAAGCGAGGCCGCGCAAATTTTTATTGCAGCGGGCACCATTTTAGGGCTCACCTTGCTGAATATTCGGGGAATCAACACCAGTCAATGGATCATCAACATTTTCACGACAACAAAATTGCTGGCCTTGCTGCTGATCGTTTTGATTGCGACGCTTTTTCGCGATCAAACGACGCACCAGCCTATTTGGTCCTTGCAGCATAACTTACCTGATGATTGGGGGAAACTATTACTGACGGCGTTAATTGGTGTTTTGTGGTCTTTTGGGGGTTGGCATCACGCTACTTATTTGGCGGGCGAAACCAGGCATCCACAGCGCAATGTACCGCTAGCCATGTTGTTCGGGGCCAGCATCGTCACACTGATGTACGTTTTGGCTAACCTGGCTTATCTATGGCTATTGCCGATTGAACAATTGGCTGGCAGCGAACGTGTTGCCGGTGATGCATTAGAAGCGGTGATGGATGGCGGAGGTAAAGCAGTAGCTTTATTGATTGGTGTTTCTGTGTTTGGGACAATCGCTATTTACACCATGTCGGCCCCCCGAATCTATTTTGCTATGGCACGCGACGGTGTGTTTTTTAAAGAACTGGGCAAGGTCCATCCGCGTTTTCAAACACCCGCCAATGCGATGCTGGCACAGGCTATTTGGGCGGTTTTATTGCTCTTGTTTTGGGGACAGTTTCACGATCTGATTACCTATGTGACCTTTATTGATATCGCCTTTATGGCACTGGCTGCCGCAGGTATTTTTATCTTTCGGAAACGACTTCCAGACGTGAGTAGACCCTACCGGGCGTGGGGGTACCCTGTTATTCCAGGTATTTACCTTTTAATCACCACCCTGTTTTTGTTGAATACCCTAGTTGAACGTCCCGTTCAGGCGATTGCCGGATTGTTGGTGCTAGGTATTGGTGTGGTGTTGTTCTATCGCTTTAAGAAACCCTGA
- a CDS encoding T9SS type A sorting domain-containing protein — protein MKRIIVILSALFIFSPAFTQNYLPVVINGEVFFKTELETSEGIVPAEVTIANFEKINGQLYNRVFFKRNLEADMFIGYLREDPGAGEIYFRTTTNPQEFLVYDISLEVGESIILNARWCDGVAGDVATVVSVTETVGLREVVFDRQIGNDLICETLTFIEGVGPSASLIFPIFRNAIAENGVAQSLCHASHEAVIYYPAGTDTDLCGAGITSTDIPAQAEAIKVFPNPVSTQLQVNGLPAGSTIVVYNGYGQVIPSVFTGQHLDSSKWSAGLYVLEIELPSGERVVRKVVKR, from the coding sequence ATGAAACGCATCATTGTTATTCTGTCCGCGCTGTTCATTTTCTCACCAGCCTTTACACAAAACTACTTGCCGGTGGTGATCAATGGGGAAGTGTTTTTTAAAACGGAACTGGAAACTTCTGAGGGAATCGTCCCGGCAGAAGTTACGATCGCCAACTTTGAGAAAATTAATGGCCAGCTCTACAATCGGGTGTTTTTTAAGCGCAACCTGGAAGCAGATATGTTCATCGGTTACTTGCGGGAGGACCCAGGAGCGGGGGAGATTTATTTCCGCACCACCACTAATCCTCAAGAGTTTTTGGTTTATGATATTAGCCTGGAAGTAGGGGAGAGTATCATTTTGAATGCCCGTTGGTGTGATGGGGTAGCGGGCGATGTAGCTACGGTGGTGAGTGTAACCGAAACAGTGGGCTTGCGCGAAGTAGTTTTTGATCGCCAAATAGGCAATGACCTGATTTGTGAAACCCTCACCTTTATCGAAGGGGTGGGACCTAGTGCCAGTTTGATTTTTCCCATCTTTCGTAATGCTATTGCAGAAAATGGTGTAGCGCAAAGTCTTTGCCACGCTTCGCACGAAGCGGTTATTTATTATCCCGCCGGTACGGATACCGATCTTTGTGGCGCTGGAATTACCAGTACCGATATTCCTGCACAAGCTGAGGCAATAAAAGTGTTTCCCAATCCAGTAAGCACCCAACTACAAGTGAACGGACTGCCCGCAGGAAGCACAATAGTGGTCTATAATGGTTACGGACAAGTAATTCCGAGCGTTTTCACGGGGCAGCACTTGGATAGCAGCAAGTGGTCGGCCGGGCTATATGTGCTGGAGATAGAATTGCCGAGTGGTGAGCGTGTGGTACGGAAAGTGGTGAAGCGGTAG
- a CDS encoding DUF1990 family protein produces MRVHLRQPSSTQLQAYLTAVQHQPFSYQEVGASTGVFPPGYHQHRNRFYLGEGATCWQLAKTAIDQWQPFNNGWASVFPVAAPIEVDNSVVVCFRIFGVWWKNVCRIVYVLNTNSTYGFAYGTLPGHVGRGEEYFGVERDEDGKCWFVLKAYSQPDYWGARLFPWFLRWQQGRFVRAAAKSMQLACQGDQQNNASSHAKTYQN; encoded by the coding sequence ATGCGTGTCCACCTTCGTCAACCAAGCAGTACCCAGTTGCAGGCCTATCTGACAGCCGTTCAGCATCAGCCATTTTCTTATCAGGAAGTAGGGGCCAGTACTGGTGTTTTTCCTCCAGGCTATCACCAGCATCGCAATCGTTTCTACTTAGGGGAAGGTGCTACATGTTGGCAACTGGCCAAAACGGCGATTGATCAGTGGCAACCATTCAACAATGGTTGGGCAAGCGTATTTCCGGTAGCGGCACCCATTGAGGTAGATAATTCGGTGGTGGTTTGCTTTCGTATTTTTGGCGTTTGGTGGAAGAATGTTTGCCGAATTGTCTATGTTCTAAATACCAACAGCACGTATGGTTTTGCTTATGGTACGCTACCTGGCCACGTAGGGCGTGGAGAGGAGTACTTTGGCGTAGAACGCGATGAGGACGGCAAATGCTGGTTTGTACTCAAGGCTTACAGTCAGCCCGACTATTGGGGGGCACGGTTGTTTCCCTGGTTTTTACGCTGGCAACAAGGACGGTTTGTGCGTGCTGCGGCTAAGAGCATGCAGCTTGCTTGCCAAGGAGATCAGCAGAACAACGCTAGTAGTCATGCAAAAACGTATCAAAACTAA
- a CDS encoding YndJ family transporter, with protein sequence MAKSTWPKLPWTALVLFVSSILLLPIQAQWAPAYLYWILLAGPVLFVPWGLALLTKQWLAQPLLLIRFVPFAAMTLVAAFCLPAGPLAATLAGLWMLVVAGLGLWLGRHYQKLPFAVLLAIVFLGVASAWAFAERLGWQPLGFDPLIVLLTAIHFHYAGFALALMTAFLPQSRWQSLLSKGLIIGVGGVAVGITSTQLEGPAWLEVTAVTLMVLIGWGVAFLQWQEARRVQFTTRSLLLMMGSVALFCGLLLALLYGWRFAQQWPWLTIPWMYATHGVLNSVGFTLLTLLGRSIR encoded by the coding sequence ATGGCAAAAAGCACCTGGCCAAAACTGCCCTGGACAGCCTTGGTGCTGTTTGTCAGTAGCATCCTTTTGTTGCCTATTCAAGCACAGTGGGCACCGGCTTACTTGTATTGGATACTTCTGGCGGGCCCCGTGTTGTTTGTGCCTTGGGGCTTGGCCTTGCTGACGAAGCAGTGGTTGGCACAGCCCTTGTTGTTGATACGGTTTGTGCCCTTTGCGGCAATGACGCTGGTAGCTGCTTTTTGCCTCCCTGCCGGCCCACTAGCGGCTACATTAGCTGGCCTGTGGATGTTGGTGGTGGCTGGCCTGGGATTGTGGCTAGGTAGGCATTATCAGAAATTGCCGTTCGCGGTACTGCTGGCTATTGTTTTTCTGGGAGTAGCGTCTGCCTGGGCGTTTGCCGAACGGTTGGGATGGCAACCGCTGGGTTTTGATCCATTGATTGTGTTGCTCACTGCTATTCATTTTCATTATGCGGGTTTTGCACTGGCCTTGATGACGGCTTTTTTGCCCCAGAGTCGCTGGCAAAGCTTACTGAGTAAAGGGCTCATTATTGGCGTAGGAGGTGTGGCGGTAGGGATCACTAGCACACAGCTGGAAGGTCCGGCCTGGTTGGAGGTGACAGCTGTGACCCTCATGGTATTGATAGGCTGGGGAGTTGCTTTTCTACAGTGGCAGGAGGCCCGAAGGGTGCAGTTCACAACAAGGAGTTTGCTGTTAATGATGGGGAGTGTGGCACTTTTTTGCGGCTTGCTGTTGGCGCTGCTCTATGGCTGGCGTTTTGCACAGCAGTGGCCTTGGCTGACGATCCCCTGGATGTATGCTACCCATGGGGTGTTGAATTCGGTAGGATTCACTTTACTGACGTTACTGGGGAGAAGTATTAGGTAG
- a CDS encoding FKBP-type peptidyl-prolyl cis-trans isomerase: MKGLIMLLLLGVLVSCGQPAPTTEQAPPPPPVNEDDLLLRLSAYLSTDTSRTAREQNEIVDYAIENLLDVRVSDSGLFYHIEAEGDGEAIAWGDYLKVHYKGYLLDGTVFADSRKQDRPLAFYVGNMIPAWNEGLPYIKVGGKLLMLVPSHLGYGAEGLNTSKGRVIVPPYQLLAFEVEVLEKVLD; the protein is encoded by the coding sequence ATGAAAGGTTTAATCATGTTGCTACTGCTGGGTGTATTGGTAAGCTGTGGCCAACCGGCACCCACTACGGAGCAAGCACCGCCACCCCCGCCCGTCAATGAAGATGACTTATTGCTACGCTTGTCGGCCTACCTGAGTACGGATACCAGCCGAACCGCCCGGGAGCAAAATGAGATTGTGGATTATGCCATTGAAAACCTGCTGGATGTACGCGTGAGTGACTCGGGCTTGTTTTACCATATCGAAGCAGAAGGGGATGGAGAGGCCATTGCCTGGGGCGATTACCTGAAAGTACATTACAAAGGCTACTTGCTGGATGGCACCGTGTTTGCCGACTCGAGGAAGCAGGATCGGCCGCTGGCGTTCTATGTAGGAAATATGATTCCGGCCTGGAATGAGGGATTACCCTATATAAAAGTGGGGGGTAAACTATTGATGTTGGTGCCTAGCCACCTGGGCTATGGTGCCGAAGGCTTGAATACGAGCAAGGGGCGGGTGATCGTGCCGCCGTATCAGCTACTGGCGTTTGAAGTGGAGGTATTGGAAAAGGTGTTAGATTAG
- a CDS encoding M14 family metallopeptidase, which yields MTNRLFLLLFCSLLFIGAQAQKQALTYYLPDIAYDPAIPTPEEFLGWQIGEWHISHDQQLAYMRMLAAASPRITLTEYARTHEQRPLVYLTITSASNHAQLPTLKERHVALSDPDLSAKVDIEQTPLVLYQGFSIHGNEPSGGNAAPLVAYYLAAGQGPEIEALLDNTIILFDPCYNPDGFTRFSTWANMHKNLNLTADPADREYDESWPGGRTNHYWFDLNRDWLPVQHPEGRGRVVAFHEWKPNVLTDHHEMGTNSTFFFMPGEPSRVHPLTPGMNQQLTGAIGNYHAKALDDIGSLYYSEEGYDDYYIGKGSTYPDVNGCIGILFEQASSRGHVQESDNGLLTFAFTIRNQVRTALSTHAATVGLKKEILTYQRDFYQSARKEAQAESRYGYVFGTDGDPGRANHLIDMLLTHQIDVHPLKKDATADGKTFRAGEAYVVPLKQDQYRFIKAVFDPILEFEDSLFYDISTWTLPMACNLPYASLNSTPSVGDALTVVPSVAPAAPARSTYAYMLPWNDFYAPRLAYYLMDHGLRLKVTTAASTVGGDVYPAGTVILPVVNQGDLSEEEIHRIVKEGVAITGVGMVPVNTGLSSTGPDLGSREYHTLEMPKVAILVGDGVTSYEAGTNWHLLDQRYHIPVTKLTTEDLGRADLSRYNVIILPNGNYRFGGNETTKLQDWVSAGGTLIAQKAANRWCAANRLAQLNPVKVEGDKRDQRPYGKLDRDEGGRVLGGAIFNTEVDLTHPLLYGFTRTDFPVFQRGNLFYEVSSNPYATPVRFTKQPLLSGYVHPESLDALESSAAVLVSGKGRGRTISMMQEPAFRAFWFGTSKLLANAIFFGSTISGGACETIK from the coding sequence ATGACTAATCGCTTATTTCTACTCTTATTTTGTAGCTTATTGTTTATTGGTGCTCAGGCACAAAAGCAAGCGCTGACCTATTACTTGCCGGATATTGCCTATGATCCTGCGATCCCGACGCCAGAAGAGTTTCTGGGTTGGCAAATTGGAGAATGGCACATCAGCCACGACCAGCAGTTGGCTTACATGCGGATGTTGGCAGCGGCTTCGCCCCGGATTACCCTTACGGAATATGCACGCACGCACGAGCAGCGGCCTTTGGTGTACCTGACGATTACCAGTGCCTCCAATCACGCTCAGTTGCCCACGCTTAAAGAACGGCATGTTGCGCTGAGTGATCCTGACCTTTCTGCTAAGGTGGATATCGAGCAGACGCCCCTGGTCTTGTATCAAGGGTTTAGCATTCATGGAAATGAACCCAGCGGAGGCAATGCCGCGCCCTTGGTCGCCTACTATCTGGCTGCTGGCCAAGGTCCGGAAATTGAAGCACTACTGGACAATACAATCATTCTTTTTGACCCTTGCTACAATCCCGACGGATTTACCCGTTTCAGTACCTGGGCCAATATGCACAAGAACCTGAACCTGACGGCTGACCCTGCCGATCGCGAATACGATGAGAGCTGGCCCGGTGGCCGTACCAACCACTACTGGTTTGATCTGAACCGCGACTGGCTACCTGTACAGCACCCGGAAGGTCGCGGCCGAGTGGTGGCTTTCCACGAATGGAAGCCTAACGTACTGACCGACCACCACGAAATGGGCACCAATTCTACCTTCTTCTTCATGCCTGGTGAACCGAGTCGGGTACACCCACTTACCCCTGGAATGAATCAACAGCTGACGGGAGCTATCGGCAACTACCACGCCAAAGCACTGGACGATATTGGATCGCTCTATTATTCGGAAGAAGGCTACGATGATTACTACATCGGCAAGGGCTCGACCTACCCCGATGTGAATGGCTGTATTGGTATCCTCTTTGAGCAAGCGAGCTCACGAGGGCACGTGCAGGAAAGTGACAATGGCTTGCTCACTTTCGCCTTCACGATTCGCAATCAGGTGCGCACGGCACTTAGTACCCACGCGGCCACGGTGGGCCTGAAAAAGGAGATCCTTACCTACCAACGTGATTTCTACCAAAGTGCTCGCAAGGAAGCCCAGGCCGAGAGCCGCTACGGGTATGTTTTTGGCACCGACGGCGACCCCGGACGGGCCAATCACCTGATTGATATGTTGCTGACACACCAGATTGATGTACATCCGTTAAAAAAAGACGCTACGGCTGATGGAAAGACTTTTCGGGCAGGTGAAGCTTATGTAGTGCCCTTAAAGCAGGATCAGTACCGCTTCATCAAAGCTGTTTTTGACCCTATCCTGGAGTTTGAAGACAGCCTCTTCTACGATATTTCTACCTGGACACTGCCCATGGCTTGCAACCTGCCTTATGCCAGCCTCAATAGCACGCCTTCGGTAGGTGACGCCCTCACTGTGGTGCCTTCAGTAGCACCCGCTGCACCAGCTCGTAGTACTTACGCCTATATGCTGCCCTGGAATGATTTTTATGCCCCTCGTTTAGCTTACTACTTGATGGACCATGGCTTGCGCTTGAAAGTTACGACAGCAGCTTCCACCGTAGGAGGGGATGTCTACCCAGCTGGAACGGTTATTCTACCGGTTGTAAACCAGGGGGACCTCTCGGAGGAGGAAATTCATCGTATCGTGAAAGAGGGGGTAGCCATCACTGGCGTGGGCATGGTACCTGTAAATACCGGCCTGAGTTCAACGGGGCCAGACTTGGGTAGCCGGGAATACCATACCCTGGAGATGCCCAAAGTAGCCATTTTGGTTGGCGATGGTGTCACCAGTTACGAAGCAGGCACCAATTGGCATTTGTTGGACCAGCGCTACCACATACCGGTAACCAAACTGACGACTGAAGATTTAGGGCGGGCCGACTTGAGCCGTTACAACGTGATTATTCTCCCCAACGGGAATTATCGATTTGGTGGCAACGAGACCACTAAACTACAGGATTGGGTAAGCGCCGGAGGAACGCTCATCGCTCAAAAAGCAGCCAACCGTTGGTGTGCTGCCAACAGACTGGCGCAGCTGAATCCCGTCAAAGTGGAGGGAGATAAAAGAGATCAACGCCCTTATGGGAAACTCGACCGCGATGAAGGTGGCCGGGTGTTGGGAGGGGCTATCTTTAATACCGAAGTAGATCTTACGCATCCTTTGCTCTACGGCTTTACCCGAACCGATTTCCCAGTCTTTCAGCGGGGGAATTTGTTTTACGAAGTGAGCAGCAATCCTTACGCTACCCCCGTACGGTTTACCAAGCAACCACTTTTGAGTGGTTATGTACACCCCGAGAGCCTTGATGCTTTGGAAAGTTCAGCGGCGGTGTTGGTGAGTGGTAAAGGTCGTGGACGAACGATCTCTATGATGCAAGAGCCCGCCTTCCGCGCCTTTTGGTTTGGAACGAGTAAGCTACTGGCCAACGCTATTTTCTTTGGTTCTACCATTAGTGGTGGTGCTTGTGAGACCATAAAATAA
- a CDS encoding type B 50S ribosomal protein L31 produces MKKDIHPDNYRLVVFRDISVDKSWLSHSCAPTRDTVEWEDGKEYPLVKVEISSESHPFFTGKMKFVDTAGRIDKFNKKFAKFSKK; encoded by the coding sequence ATGAAGAAAGATATCCATCCCGATAATTACCGCCTCGTTGTTTTCCGTGACATCTCGGTTGACAAATCTTGGTTGTCGCACTCTTGCGCTCCTACTAGAGATACTGTAGAGTGGGAAGATGGCAAAGAATACCCATTGGTAAAAGTGGAAATTTCTAGTGAGTCTCATCCGTTTTTTACGGGTAAGATGAAGTTTGTAGATACGGCTGGTCGTATCGACAAGTTCAATAAGAAATTTGCCAAATTTTCTAAGAAGTAA